In Candidatus Cloacimonadota bacterium, one genomic interval encodes:
- a CDS encoding site-specific DNA-methyltransferase, which translates to MNLNEYLDKIIQGDTLRVLKTLPEEIVDVGVTSPPYNKGENKKGWLVRNVKYSGITDKLPEDSYQKNQILVLNELFRITKPGGSFFYNHKLRWERGRMYHPMDWVRKTKWTIRQEIIWDRMIAANIRGWRFWQVEERIYWLYKPKWKQLIGEELKSKHALLTSIWRFPPEQKNPHPAPFPLALPIRAIYSIMDEKKGVIIDPYCGSGTTLVAAKVLGQDFIGIEISNEYIKFAEDRLQNYENELKYANEEIAKHIVMKTFKERKERGEFTGRYGKNNRIENHQKALELFK; encoded by the coding sequence ATGAACCTGAACGAATATCTAGATAAAATTATTCAAGGGGACACTCTAAGGGTTTTAAAAACTTTACCAGAGGAAATTGTTGATGTGGGGGTAACTTCCCCTCCTTATAACAAAGGTGAAAACAAAAAGGGCTGGTTAGTTAGAAATGTAAAATATTCTGGTATTACTGATAAATTGCCCGAAGATTCATATCAAAAAAATCAAATTTTAGTCCTAAATGAACTTTTTAGAATTACTAAACCAGGTGGCTCGTTTTTCTATAATCATAAACTTAGGTGGGAAAGAGGAAGAATGTATCATCCTATGGATTGGGTAAGAAAAACAAAATGGACAATTAGACAAGAGATAATTTGGGATAGGATGATTGCAGCAAATATAAGAGGTTGGAGATTTTGGCAGGTAGAAGAAAGGATTTATTGGCTTTACAAACCAAAATGGAAACAATTAATAGGTGAAGAACTAAAATCAAAGCACGCATTATTAACTTCTATCTGGCGATTCCCACCTGAACAGAAAAACCCACATCCTGCGCCTTTTCCTTTAGCATTGCCAATTAGAGCAATTTACTCAATTATGGATGAAAAAAAGGGAGTAATAATTGACCCTTACTGCGGTAGTGGAACAACATTGGTGGCAGCAAAAGTATTAGGTCAGGATTTTATTGGCATAGAGATATCAAATGAATACATTAAATTTGCAGAAGATAGACTGCAAAACTATGAAAATGAATTGAAATATGCAAATGAGGAAATTGCAAAACATATTGTAATGAAGACATTTAAAGAGAGAAAAGAGAGGGGCGAGTTTACTGGCAGATATGGAAAAAATAACAGAATAGAAAATCATCAAAAAGCATTAGAATTATTTAAATGA